TCAATGACCAAAGCTCGGGGTTTATAACGGCAATATTTAATTTCCTTAATTTCTTGGGTTACTTCATCATAATACCCCTGGGAACAAAAGCCAATCTCAATAACCTCCCCCTCTTTCTCGCAAACAGTCGATTCAAAAGTTCTCACTTCAGCCACTCTATCAGTAGGCGGGCTGCTTTCTGTAAACTCAAAGCCAAAATCTTCACAGCATGAGCTGGGCGAGTAATTATAAGAAAAGTAAAAGGCGCTACAAAGACCAAAAGGAGTATCATAGTCCACGTATTTATTAGCCCTAAGAACAACCCACCCGAAATCTTTTCTGGCGCTTATTCTTAGGTCATACGATTGCAAAGTATCAAGGCTGCATTCTTTTGTTGTAGAATTTAAGAAAAAATAAGTTTCTTTGGCCAAAGAGTTTTTTGGCATTAAAACAAGAATTATCAGTAATAATAAAAAAATAATTTTTTTCATGCTTTTATTCTACTGATAACTTATCAAAATTTCAAGCCTCCGTCTCCCTTCCTCCTTCGTCTCCCTACGGGAGACTCCGGCGTATAAACAAGACCGCGGCCGATCGCGCTCAGCGCGACGAAGGCCGCGGAAATTCAAATATCAAAATACAAAGCACAAAATAATATCAAATATACAAATTCCAAATTAAAAACGCGAGGATAAGAAAAGGATTCACTAGCTAGTCGAGCCAAGCTCAATGGGTTGGTCAAAATTGATCAAAAGAAGACATTATTAGTATTATTATATTTGCTATTTTCTATTTCATCAATAATTTTATCAATACCAGCGAAAAATTCTTCCTGCTTTCACAATATATTTATCTTATGCTATGGACCGACAAATGTCTGTAATTTGCCTACAATTTTCAGATTTTATTTTTCTCTAACTAAAAAGAGAGGCATGGCCGCGGAACGAAATCCTTTGGTTTGCCTCTCATCGTGATTATATACAAACTATATCACAAGTATTATTTTTGTCAAGTTTACCAGGCCTAATAACGGGATGAAAGCTTATTTTTTAGTTTATTCATATAATCGGCCTGAAAATGTCTTAATAAAGATGAGTATTTATAAAAATTTGGAATTAAAAGCTTAAACAACTTATTATGCTTTTGTAAATAATTTAACAAACAGTAAAAATCACCATCTCCAGTAATAATAACCGCCTTATCAAAATTCTCGTATTCAATCATTGTGTGGAGCACTAATTCTGCATCAACATTGCCTTTTACGTGGCCGCTGGGTAAACGTAATGTCGGTTTGAATATCAAAATATAGCCATACTCTTGTAATGACTGGTAAAGACTTTCATTAGTCGAAAGATAACCAATAAAAATAAAAGCCTTTTTAATATTGTATTTATCTTTTAAATATATTCTGAATCTTTTAAAGTCAAGGCGCCAACCCTGTTCACGAATGGCTAAATTCAGATTCTGGCTGTCAATAAAAGCGTAATTATTTATATTTTTTTTCATAATAAAATAACAAAAACGGCTCAAAATGAGAGCCGTCCAAAATTTGTCTATTTTTATAATATTACTTTTTGTACAATAAGTCAAATCTCCCCATTTTTCGGGGGAAAAATCAAGGAACGCGGACGCGGAAATTCAAATATCAAAATACAAAGCACAAAATAATATCAAATATACAAATTCCAAATTAAAAACCTCGATCCTGAGCCCTAGCCGGCCCTGAGCAGAGCCGGAGGAAAGGGCGGGTTTTTTAATATTATTTACCAATTCTTTTCTTTACTCGCTTAATAGAATAATTCAAAAATGAATTATTTTGGGCATACATTAACTAAATTAATTTTTCCTTTATTTTTAAAAATAATCTAGAAAGCGTTCTTTAATGGCAATATCTTTATCTACTGGTTTTTTTGTTTTTTCCGGAGTCTTTCTAATTGTTCTGTTGGTAAGATCGTAACCATTGCGCTTGGCATTTTGATATTGGGATCTCGCATTCTCTCTAATTTTTTTCTCTGTTTCCTTACCCTTTTGGATAATGTCATCGTATTTTATTATTTTAATAATATTTTTTTCTACGATCTGTTTCGTTGCTCTTCCATTTTTTCCTTTTTTCTTTGTTTCTCTTTTAGCTCATCTTCCTCCTCTAGTTCTTTTAGCGCTCTTAGAATACCTTCTTCAGTTCCTTCTTGACAAGCCTGATTCAACTCACTTTCTGTATAATTTTTTTTGTTTTTTTTCATAATTTTTTTCTCCTTACTAAATTAAAAAACTCTTTTCCCAAAAAAAGAAAAAGAGTGGATTATCCATATAACTTTAAGTTTGATGGATAAAAAAATCGACTTTTCATCTTTCCCCTTTTTGGGCTGGATTTGGCACCTTATTGGCGGAATTTCCAATGGTTGCCGGCAAGATTACTGGGCCAGTCCCCTAACTTGCACTCTTGATAAATATATTAAGTTGTTAAACTAC
This sequence is a window from Patescibacteria group bacterium. Protein-coding genes within it:
- a CDS encoding NYN domain-containing protein produces the protein MKKNINNYAFIDSQNLNLAIREQGWRLDFKRFRIYLKDKYNIKKAFIFIGYLSTNESLYQSLQEYGYILIFKPTLRLPSGHVKGNVDAELVLHTMIEYENFDKAVIITGDGDFYCLLNYLQKHNKLFKLLIPNFYKYSSLLRHFQADYMNKLKNKLSSRY